The genomic DNA CGAGGTGGTGAGCAGCGACCTGCCGGGTGTCCCGAACGCGGTATGGTCGAccaagctgcgcaagaaCGACGAGTACGACAGCTACATTGTGCTGAGCTTCGTCAACGGCACTCTGGTGCTGAGCATCGGCGAAACGATCGAAGAGGTCGTCGACTCGGGCTTCTTGACCAGCGCcccgacgctcgccgtgcagcagctcggcgcagATGCGGTTCTGCAGGTGCACCCTCATGGTATCCGGCACATCCTTGCGAACAAGCAGGTGAACGAGTGGGCGACACCCGCGCTGCCGAACGGCGAGCCGACGACGATCGTCGCAAGCACGACCAATGAACGCCAAGTCGCCATTGCGCTTAACTCGAACGAGATCGTCTACTTTGAGTTGGACATGGACGGCCAGCTGAACGAGTACCAGGAGCGCCgggacgtcggcgcggagATCCTCGCACTGAGCATTGCCGAGTGCCCCGAGGGACGCCAGCGCACCCCCTACCTCGCTGTCGGCTGTGCAGACCAGACGGTGCGCATCGTGTCGCTGGACCCCGAGTCAACGCtcgcctcgatctcggtgcaggcgctgaCGGCGCCCCCGTCAAGCATCTGCATCAACGAGATGCTCGACGTGAGCATCGACCGCAACCACCTCACGATGTTTGTGAGTATCGGGCTGCAGAACGGTGTGCACCTGCGCACGGTCCTCGACCCTGCGACCGGGCAGCTAACTGATACGCGCCCCCGCTTCCTGGGCAGCCGTCCGGTGCGTCTGGTGCGTGTGCGTGTACACGGTCAGCCtgcggtgcttgcgctgaGTAGCCGCAACTGGCTGAGCTACACGCTGCACTCACGCGTGCACTTTACGCCGCTTATCTTTGATCCGTTCGAGGATGTGAGCAACTTTTCGACCGAGCTGTGTCCCGATGGCCTGATTGGCATCGTGGGCGACACGCTCCGCATCTTTACCCTCCCGCATCTTGGTGCCGAGCTCAAGATGGAAACGCTGTCGCTCTCTTACACGCCCCGCAAGATGCTGGTGCACCCGACGAACCCCGGTTTGTTCTATATTCTCGAGTCAGACCACCGCGCCCTGTCGCCGTGGACAATCGCAcagcgcagcgcacagCAGGATagccgcgagcgcggtgtGTTGGACCTTGACCCCCGCCAGTTTGGGCTTGTGCACGGCGAGGTAGGGCAGTGGGCGAGTTGCAtccgcgtcgtgcacggccCCAGCACAGAGACGACCTGCCGCCTGGAAATGGACGGGAACGAGGCCGTGTTCAGCCTCGCCTTCACGACCTTTGGCACGACCGGGTCGGAGCAGTTCCTTGTCGTCGGCTCCGGCGTGGACGTGCAGATGAACCCTCGTTCGTTCCGGTGCGGCTACCTCTCGACGTACCGCCTGAAGAACGAGggacgcacgctcgagctcctgcacaAGACCGAGATGGACCATATTCCCCTTGCGATGCACGCCTTCCACGGCCGTTTGCTGGTCGCTGCCGGCCCCTACGTGCGCATGTACGAGATGGGTACCAAgaagctgctgcgcaagagcCAGACGAAGCCCTTCCCCACGACGGTCGTCTCGCTGAACGTgcaaggcgctcgtgtCATTGTCGGAGACATGCAGGAATCGGTGCACTACATGATGTACAAGCAGGCGACAAACGGCTTTACGGTATTTGCTGATGATTCGCTGCCGCGTTGGACGACGTGTGTGATGATGGTCGACTACGACACGGTTGTCCACGCGGACAAGTTTGGCAACGTGTGCTTTTTGCGCGTCGACCCCGGTGTGTCGCGCAATGCAGACGAGGACCCGACCGGTCTTGCGATGCAAGCGGAGCGTCCGTTCCTCATGGGCACCGCGaaccgcctcgaggtgctcgccCACTTCTATGTGGGTGACATTGTCACCAGTTTGAATCTGGCAAGCCTCGTGCCTGGTGGACGCCCGGTGGTGGTGTACACGGGTCTGAGCGGTACGGTCGGTGCACTGGTTCCGTTCCTGAGCAAGGAAGATGCGGACGTCatgacgcagctcgagatGCACATGCGCCAAGAATGCGACAGCCTGGTGGGCCGCGATCATCTCTCGTACCGCGGTGCCTATGTCCCCGTCAAGGCCGTTGTGGACGGCAACCTGGTCGAGCTCTATGGCCAGCTGCCGCACGCGAAACAAGCTGCAATCGCTGAATCGCTCGATCGGACGCCAAACGAGGTAAACAAAAAACTCGCCCAGCTCCGCGAATCGACGACCGGATATTAATGCATCTGTAGCCCCCTGTACTTGGCGAGCGTCCGATCCAGATAGGTTACACTGTCCACGTGGCTTGGCGCGGGGTGTAGATCGCTACGCTGACTAAGATGCCCCCTGGATTTGCGCGATAGCGACAGCGTGACGACCGGGGTGGCCGGCGCACGACTCCTTCCATCCTCTCGCGAGCGGAGTGCAGCTAACGCATACTCTCTTTCGGGATAATACCGCTGACGCTTCCTGGCGTCTACGGCGATGACCGCCGATACCAAAAGCGCTTCGGCGTCACAGAATTCGTCGCCAGGGCTGCGTGTGCCTTCCAGTGCGACGGACTCGCATCGGGGCTCGTGGTTCCAGCGCCGTGCTTCGCAGCTACGTCGCAGCACCATCCATACCCCAGAGCGGTCAGAAAAGCCGGACGGACACGACGTGTTTTCAGcagatgcgccgcgcacggtccCCACGCCGGCCGTCGCGGTAGGcgagccgacgctcgagaTCGCAACGCCTGCGCGTGGCACAGACTGGTCGCCTGGCACGGCGATTGGCGTGTCGCTTCTGCAGGGAAATGCAAACTCTTCGCCGGAtacgatgcgccgccgtgcgtcgACGGACGGAGGATTGGCGCCGCCCTTTACCACGCCTCAAGCCACGTCCAAGCTTAATCGTTCGTATACAATGAGCACCAGATCTCGATCAGGAACACCCGCATCACCTGATGAGCCGGTAGCGCATCCTCCTATTGCAGGTATGTATGACACATGCGTCCCTGTCGCATCGTGGATCAGATACTGACACCGCGCAGCCTTTGTCTCGGCCGCCTCACCGACCGGCGTCAAGAACGGATCACACTTACCACCGCCTGTTCTTCCCGCTTTGGGCATGCCAAACGCACTACTTACTAGCGACACCCAGGCAAtcgacacgccgccgcagaCACCGCAGACGCAgccccgccgcgctgcatTGCGggccgccgatgcgccgccgatgccgtCGCAGCCGGCCGTCCAAGAGCCCAGCAtcgagagcgcgccgctcacTGGCGTctcggagcgcacgctcaaATCGCAGTCGAGCACAGATACGAACCCAGACTGGATCTTTGACCAACAGGAAGACTCGGTCTCTTCGCACGTCAGCACGCCTTCAGTGGACATTCCCAATGttcgcagcgcgacgccgaatACAAATGGTGTACCCGTACTGCCCaagtcggcggcgcggagAAACGTGCCTGTGGTGTCGGCGATCCAGAcgacgctgccgacgctgcCGTGCCGCGAACTGGACCAGCACTGGACGCCGCCGGCAGAAGGGACACGGATTCCGGTGCAGGACTGGGACACGTACAGCTACGCGTCGACAGACTCGACGCCAAGCACGCCCATCCGCCTCCCGGGCGGCGTACAGGCCACGCCGCTGTccgtgcgcctcgtgcagACAGGAACAGGTCAGCTCTCGGTCGTACAGCCGGAGCACCAGTCGGAGGAGCAGGTGCAGAACCAGGTACAGTCTACAACGACTCACCTGTCGATGAAGGACTGCGTGCTGCACCCTGCCCGCTTTGATGTCCTGCGCAAgccggacgcgctcgtggtCCTCGACCTAAGCAGCACAGGCATCGATGTTTTGCCTcctgcgctgcagcagtgTCAGACACTCGAAGAGCTCAATGTGTCGGATAATGCTCTGAGTGCAATGCCACAGACATGGGCACCGATTAGCTCGCTGCACCAATTGCGTGTCCTGCTTGCCGACGACTGCAGCTTGCATGCTGTGCCCGACAAAATcagtgcgctgcgcaacctCCAAGTGCTGGGACTGCGTGGCAATCTGCTGACGCACCTGCCGAGCTGGCTCCACGTCCTCGACCGACTCGAGTGCTTGCTGCTCGAAGGCAATGAGCACATTGTGCCGGCATGGCGCGCGATCCTCCTGCCGCTTCTGCAAACCAGCATGCCATATATACATCCAGAGATGGATACCAAGGCGCCCCGCGAAAGCCCTGTGCGTACCGGTGAGTCGCGCAAGCGGGGCCTGCTGCACAAGGCGCTCCAgtggagcgcgccgcgccgcccgaaCGACAAGGACACTGCGCCGATGAGCCGGTGGCGTGCGTCAGGGCGCTCGCATGTCGATCGCCCCCGGCGGCCCGAGCAGACCCCGTCTCCCTCGCAATTCGCCGCGGGACAGCAGCAGCAAGAAACAGAGGGAGTATCGCAGCGCCTGTCGCTCCGCAGCCTCGTGGCGCCGATCTCGCACACGGGTCCGACGAGCAGTGCGCCTCTCCCACCGCTCGGCCGCCCCAGCGCAGCACGGGCCTTGGGTGCGCCCGCATCGCCGCCCAAAGCCTCGGAAAAGACGGTGATCCCGTGCTTCCTCCCTGTGCATCCCGTGGGAGGCGACGAGCCTGCGACGCTTGTCAAGAGCAGTGGGCCGTACCTCCAGGACCTGCTCGGCTACCTGCGTGACCTGGACGATCTCCTGCCggagcgccacgcgccgtcgccagtcacgacgccgatgcggcagcccagcagctcgttaagcacgccgcgtacgcccggcacgcccggcacgcCTGCGACGCCACAAATGACGTCGCTCTCGCCCTACTATTTTGAAAATGTTGCGAGCGTGTCGCCAGGCGAGACCGAGACAAGCGTCGAGTCGGCCACCGTCTTTTCCGCGCCGTACGCCACGCCCGAGTACGAGCGTGTGAAGGAAGACGGAAGTAAACGGCAGAAGCTTATCCACGAGATTGTCGAGACGGAGCGCACCTATGTCGCGGGCCTGACCGAGCTCATGGAGATCTATGTgaagcgtgcgcggcaacCGCTCGAAGGCAGCAGCTCGGACGAACGTGTGCTGCCTGTGCCGAAAGAGCGTGCGGTCTTTGGCCATATCGAAGGCATTGTGCACTTCCATGCGCACGCCTTCCtgccgtcgctcgagcaggccgcggcgccgattCTACAGACGCAAGCGGCTCTGGATGCCAAGACGACCGCGGATAcggccgcacgcgtcgcCAACGTCTTTACGCAGCACGCTGCCTACTTCAAGATGTACATGAACTATGTGAACCAGTACgactcggcggtgcggcgtatcgcgcgctggtcgcagccgctgccgtcgcgtgcgcgcaccGGACTGAAACCGGCGATGGAGACGGCAGGTGTAACCCTTGCATCGCTTGGGCAGCGTTTGCACCTCAATGCAAACGAGGCCGATACGCTGTCGCccggccgtgccggcgacgaggactgGTCCTCGCTgtcggtcgcgcgccggcgccagATCCAGACCTACCTCGCCAAGTGCCGCGAAGACCCACGGCATTCGCAGCTGAACTTGGAAGGCTATTTGCTGCTGCCGATCCAGCGTATTCCTCGGTACCGcatgctgctcgagcagttggtgcggtgcacgtcgagcacgctcCTGCCTGCAGACGACATCGAGGCACTGCCccgcgcgcttgcgcacaTCTCCCTGGTCGCCTCCTGGGTCAACGAAGGGAAGCGGCAGTCGGAGCagggccgccgcctgctgctgTGGCAGAgcaagctgcgcggcaacttttccgcgccgctcgtccaGCCCCACCGCCGTCTGGTGTGCGATGGGCCGctccgcctgcgccgcgtcacgcgtcgcgctgagACGGAAGAGTTTGTCGAGGctggcgtgctcgagcagacgACCATGGACCAGCGCGTTCAGGTCCTGCTCTGCAACGACCTGGCGGTGGTCGTCGCGATGCCCCGCGAGGCGTCCGAGACCGACGTTACGACGCCGCCAACATCCTCGAGCGACATCGAGGTCCAGATGCCGTCGCTGGACcccgtcgaggtcgacgcggTGGACCTCATGGCCGTGCTCAAGCCATGCGTCTGCCTCTCACCCGCCTCGCACACAGTGCCCCCGGCGTCAGTGGTAGGCCGCGTGAACCTGCGCGTGGTCGACGCCAAGTATATCTTTTATTTCACTGCCAACTCCCATCGCGACGCACAGCGGTgggccgaggcgatcaACGCCCAGCCGGGCGGGTAATGTTTGTAGCTGTAATGTACACCGACCACGTGGCtcacgacgacgaccgtgCGCTATGAGCTCGCAACGGCGGCATGCGCGGAACGAGTCGTTTGGCGAGTTTGTgacggccgacgaggatACCGGGAACATACACGTCGAGCCGGCGTGGCAGCactcgctcgagccgcaAGCAAGCCAGGTCGAGGTCACCGAGCTGCCCGAGCCGCGACAGCACAGGGTCCTGGACCTCCGTGAGGTGGAGCGTAAACTCGACGCAGAGCGGCAGAAGCAGGCCGACCGGCAGGAGGAGTCGGTCGCCATGGCTGCGGCCGTCGATCCGGGCCTGTCGCTCGTCGCAGAGCCGGTTGCGATGCAAgagccgccgcccgagccagAAGCGAGCACGTCGCATGCTTCCCACTGGTCTGGGAGCCTGTGGAACAAGCTGTCATCCATTCGTGCCATGGCCGACCTGCGCAAcctggtcgacgaggagccgcatgcgcgcgagcggcggccatcggtcgtgcgccgcgcccatACGATGGATGCGCCGATCGCCGGCGCACCCGGCTTtgacgcgag from Malassezia japonica chromosome 1, complete sequence includes the following:
- the RSE1 gene encoding pre-mRNA-splicing factor rse1 (EggNog:ENOG503NZIJ; BUSCO:EOG092607OQ; COG:A) yields the protein MMHLYNLTLEPSSNVTAAVVGQFSGTRQQEIVVARGSRLELYQVDTQSGKVSRIVSQDTFGNIRSMVNFRLTGGTKDYVILGSDSGRIVVLEYNAKELRFDKLHQETFGRSGNRRVIPGQYLAADPKGRAVLIGAVEKGKLIYILNRDADANLTISSPLEANKATTVVESVVGVDVGYENPLFASLEFDFGEADQDPTGEAAVHTQKNLTYYELDLGLNHIVRRWSGPVDARAHHLIQVPGGYNHNTERWDGPSGVLVCSENYIVYKHQGQPEHRVPIPRRQNPVAREDRGSMIVASVLHKMKSAFFFLVQNEEGDLFKVTLDHDEEEIQALRIKYFDTVPVAANLCILRAGFLYVASEYGAQHLYSFQKLGDDDEIPEYSSLDYPDFGTRPDALPPIPTFTPQVVENIALVDEQQALDPIMDAKVSNPLGSDAPQIYTACGRGAQSAFRQLRHGLEVSEVVSSDLPGVPNAVWSTKLRKNDEYDSYIVLSFVNGTLVLSIGETIEEVVDSGFLTSAPTLAVQQLGADAVLQVHPHGIRHILANKQVNEWATPALPNGEPTTIVASTTNERQVAIALNSNEIVYFELDMDGQLNEYQERRDVGAEILALSIAECPEGRQRTPYLAVGCADQTVRIVSLDPESTLASISVQALTAPPSSICINEMLDVSIDRNHLTMFVSIGLQNGVHLRTVLDPATGQLTDTRPRFLGSRPVRLVRVRVHGQPAVLALSSRNWLSYTLHSRVHFTPLIFDPFEDVSNFSTELCPDGLIGIVGDTLRIFTLPHLGAELKMETLSLSYTPRKMLVHPTNPGLFYILESDHRALSPWTIAQRSAQQDSRERGVLDLDPRQFGLVHGEVGQWASCIRVVHGPSTETTCRLEMDGNEAVFSLAFTTFGTTGSEQFLVVGSGVDVQMNPRSFRCGYLSTYRLKNEGRTLELLHKTEMDHIPLAMHAFHGRLLVAAGPYVRMYEMGTKKLLRKSQTKPFPTTVVSLNVQGARVIVGDMQESVHYMMYKQATNGFTVFADDSLPRWTTCVMMVDYDTVVHADKFGNVCFLRVDPGVSRNADEDPTGLAMQAERPFLMGTANRLEVLAHFYVGDIVTSLNLASLVPGGRPVVVYTGLSGTVGALVPFLSKEDADVMTQLEMHMRQECDSLVGRDHLSYRGAYVPVKAVVDGNLVELYGQLPHAKQAAIAESLDRTPNEVNKKLAQLRESTTGY
- a CDS encoding uncharacterized protein (antiSMASH:Cluster_1; EggNog:ENOG503Q50Z; COG:T) — encoded protein: MTADTKSASASQNSSPGLRVPSSATDSHRGSWFQRRASQLRRSTIHTPERSEKPDGHDVFSADAPRTVPTPAVAVGEPTLEIATPARGTDWSPGTAIGVSLLQGNANSSPDTMRRRASTDGGLAPPFTTPQATSKLNPFVSAASPTGVKNGSHLPPPVLPALGMPNALLTSDTQAIDTPPQTPQTQPRRAALRAADAPPMPSQPAVQEPSIESAPLTGVSERTLKSQSSTDTNPDWIFDQQEDSVSSHVSTPSVDIPNVRSATPNTNGVPVLPKSAARRNVPVVSAIQTTLPTLPCRELDQHWTPPAEGTRIPVQDWDTYSYASTDSTPSTPIRLPGGVQATPLSVRLVQTGTGQLSVVQPEHQSEEQVQNQVQSTTTHLSMKDCVLHPARFDVLRKPDALVVLDLSSTGIDVLPPALQQCQTLEELNVSDNALSAMPQTWAPISSLHQLRVLLADDCSLHAVPDKISALRNLQVLGLRGNLLTHLPSWLHVLDRLECLLLEGNEHIVPAWRAILLPLLQTSMPYIHPEMDTKAPRESPVRTGESRKRGLLHKALQWSAPRRPNDKDTAPMSRWRASGRSHVDRPRRPEQTPSPSQFAAGQQQQETEGVSQRLSLRSLVAPISHTGPTSSAPLPPLGRPSAARALGAPASPPKASEKTVIPCFLPVHPVGGDEPATLVKSSGPYLQDLLGYLRDLDDLLPERHAPSPVTTPMRQPSSSLSTPRTPGTPGTPATPQMTSLSPYYFENVASVSPGETETSVESATVFSAPYATPEYERVKEDGSKRQKLIHEIVETERTYVAGLTELMEIYVKRARQPLEGSSSDERVLPVPKERAVFGHIEGIVHFHAHAFLPSLEQAAAPILQTQAALDAKTTADTAARVANVFTQHAAYFKMYMNYVNQYDSAVRRIARWSQPLPSRARTGLKPAMETAGVTLASLGQRLHLNANEADTLSPGRAGDEDWSSLSVARRRQIQTYLAKCREDPRHSQLNLEGYLLLPIQRIPRYRMLLEQLVRCTSSTLLPADDIEALPRALAHISLVASWVNEGKRQSEQGRRLLLWQSKLRGNFSAPLVQPHRRLVCDGPLRLRRVTRRAETEEFVEAGVLEQTTMDQRVQVLLCNDLAVVVAMPREASETDVTTPPTSSSDIEVQMPSLDPVEVDAVDLMAVLKPCVCLSPASHTVPPASVVGRVNLRVVDAKYIFYFTANSHRDAQRWAEAINAQPGG